In one Magallana gigas chromosome 9, xbMagGiga1.1, whole genome shotgun sequence genomic region, the following are encoded:
- the LOC105338221 gene encoding peroxiredoxin-2 — protein MASSVNMLFFGIVCLIACTFCRAADDDKCQSFAGGSVFPQETRRTSGHAIQWSQAVISKPAPDFNGTAVIKGEFKDIKLSDYKGKYLVFFFYPLDFTFVCPTEIIAFSDRVGEFKKINTEVIACSVDSQFTHLAWINTPRAKGGLGPMNIPLLSDITHEISKAYGVYLQDLGHSLRGLFIIDPKGTLRQITMNDLPVGRSVDETLRLVQAFQYTDTHGEVCPAGWKPGSDTIIPDPKESQKYFSKQNN, from the exons ATGGCGTCGTCCGTCAACATGCTGTTTTTCGGCATCGTTTGTTTGATTGCATGCACCTTCTGCAGGGCTGCTGATGATGACAAATGTCAGTCGTTTGCTGGTGGAAGTGTGTTCCCACAAGAAACCAGGCGCACATCGGGTCATGCGATTCAGTGGAGCCAGGCAGTCA TTTCCAAGCCTGCACCTGACTTTAATGGAACAGCAGTCATCAAGGGGGAGTTCAAGGACATTAAACTTTCCGACTACAAGGGAAAATACTTGGTCTTCTTCTTCTATCCTCTTGACTT CACCTTCGTGTGTCCCACTGAAATCATTGCCTTCAGCGACAGAGTCGGGGAATTTAAGAAGATTAACACAGAGGTGATCGCCTGTTCTGTCGACTCACAGTTCACACACCTGGCATG GATCAACACACCAAGAGCAAAGGGAGGTTTGGGTCCCATGAATATTCCACTGCTGTCGGACATCACCCACGAGATTTCTAAAGCTTATGGAGTGTACCTTCAGGATCTAGGTCACAGTCTCAG gggtCTGTTTATCATTGATCCTAAAGGAACGCTGCGCCAGATCACCATGAATGATCTCCCGGTCGGGCGCTCCGTGGACGAGACATTGCGATTGGTCCAGGCCTTCCAGTACACAGACACTCATGGGGAGGTCTGTCCTGCGGGCTGGAAGCCCGGGAGTGACACA ATCATTCCTGACCCCAAAGAATCTCAGAAGTATTTCAGTAAACAGAACAACTGA